One Nostocoides sp. HKS02 genomic window carries:
- a CDS encoding uridine kinase, with protein MATPPASLPRARLLERVATHVPPASREDCVRVAVDGVDGSGKTWFADDLAAILIAAGRQVVRVSVDDWHHTRAHRYARGRTSPIGFWLDSYDYDRLRQEVLEPLGPDGSRWFRRKGHDLHTDRVLHAPPERAPAGAVVLVDGLFLQRAELQDCFELTIWLEVPFTVTTQRMAARDGTHPDPTHPTMRRYVGGQELYFAQRSPHTRADLVIDNTDPQAPRLEAARPAERTADVASSPRGRAR; from the coding sequence ATGGCCACCCCGCCGGCATCCCTGCCCCGCGCGCGCCTCCTCGAACGCGTTGCCACCCACGTTCCGCCGGCCAGCCGAGAGGACTGCGTGCGGGTGGCTGTCGATGGGGTGGACGGGTCCGGCAAGACATGGTTCGCGGATGACCTGGCTGCGATCCTGATCGCCGCGGGTCGCCAGGTGGTGCGAGTCTCCGTCGACGACTGGCACCACACGCGAGCCCACCGGTACGCCCGCGGCCGTACCTCGCCGATCGGCTTCTGGCTGGACTCCTATGACTACGACCGCCTGCGTCAGGAGGTCCTGGAGCCCTTGGGGCCGGACGGCTCTCGATGGTTCCGTCGCAAGGGTCACGACCTGCACACGGACCGGGTCCTGCACGCCCCGCCCGAACGCGCACCTGCCGGAGCGGTCGTCCTCGTCGACGGGCTGTTCCTCCAGCGCGCCGAGCTGCAGGACTGCTTCGAGCTCACGATCTGGCTCGAGGTCCCCTTCACGGTCACCACCCAGCGCATGGCCGCGCGGGACGGCACCCACCCAGACCCCACCCACCCCACGATGCGACGCTACGTCGGCGGCCAGGAGCTCTACTTCGCGCAACGCTCACCGCACACCAGGGCAGACCTGGTCATCGACAACACCGACCCGCAGGCGCCGCGTCTCGAGGCGGCCCGGCCAGCCGAGAGGACTGCGGACGTCGCGTCTTCGCCTAGGGGCAGAGCACGGTGA
- a CDS encoding alpha/beta fold hydrolase: MPTVTATTSTRFVTSADGTAIAYDVTGTGPAVVVVEGALCQRTMGTAKALLPLLSESFAVFAYDRRGRGESGAGSSAYAVQREVEDLVAVLEVAGPDACVVGASSGAVLVLEALRAGVSVRKAALYEAPFIVDGTHAPNDSDLGARTQQLVDAGRHGDAVKLFMRTVGVPAFGVVMMRVMPVWKKLCAVAHTLPHDYALVLEHQQGAPLPAGYLSAVTVPVLVIVGGKSPAYMKNAQAAIAAALPNGTLRELPGQTHLVRGKATVPVLRDFWSS; encoded by the coding sequence ATGCCCACCGTGACCGCCACCACCAGCACCCGCTTCGTCACCTCCGCCGACGGCACCGCGATCGCGTACGACGTGACCGGGACCGGACCGGCCGTCGTGGTGGTCGAGGGCGCGCTGTGCCAGCGCACGATGGGCACCGCCAAGGCCCTCCTCCCGCTGCTGTCCGAGAGCTTCGCCGTGTTCGCCTACGACCGGCGCGGCCGGGGCGAGAGCGGCGCAGGCTCCTCTGCGTATGCCGTGCAGCGCGAAGTCGAGGATCTGGTTGCGGTACTCGAGGTGGCCGGTCCGGACGCGTGCGTCGTCGGAGCCTCTTCGGGAGCGGTGCTGGTGCTCGAGGCACTGCGGGCGGGCGTCTCGGTGCGCAAGGCCGCGCTGTACGAAGCCCCGTTCATCGTCGACGGCACCCATGCCCCCAACGACTCCGACCTCGGTGCGCGGACCCAGCAGCTGGTCGACGCAGGGCGGCACGGCGATGCCGTGAAGCTGTTCATGCGCACGGTCGGCGTGCCGGCGTTCGGGGTGGTGATGATGCGCGTCATGCCCGTCTGGAAGAAGCTCTGCGCCGTCGCGCACACGCTCCCCCACGACTACGCGTTGGTCCTCGAGCACCAGCAGGGCGCGCCACTGCCTGCCGGGTACCTGTCCGCCGTGACCGTCCCGGTCCTGGTGATCGTGGGAGGCAAGAGCCCCGCGTACATGAAGAACGCGCAGGCTGCGATCGCCGCCGCATTGCCGAACGGAACGCTTCGGGAGCTGCCCGGGCAGACGCACCTGGTGCGCGGCAAGGCCACGGTCCCGGTGCTGCGCGACTTCTGGTCCAGCTGA
- a CDS encoding RNA polymerase sigma factor, whose product MSAETATAEAITTAWRAESARLVGALTRMTRDVELAEDLAQDALVAALEQWPTTGVPANPAAWLMTTAKRRGIDHFRRADNLRRKTEELGHAQASGEEEQVPDLDAQVDYIEDDVLRLIFLSCHPSLTPESRAALTLRLVGGLTTGEIARGFLATESAMGQRISRAKKTLSDAAADFELPTGADRDKRLDDVMAVIYLIFNEGYSAAAGEHWMRPDLANEGMRLARMLAALAPHEPEALGLQALLEIQGSRIGARLDELGAPVLLEAQDRSRWDQLLIRRGLAALQQAQGLAARGKPVGKYFLQASIAAEHARAQRAEDTDWRQIARLYDVLAEAAPGPIVEVNRAVAHGRAFDPAAGLAILAELDADQLGDSPLVPSVQGDLLERAGLHAEAAEAFTEAAAHTRNDAERALLQRRADENLARVSRSG is encoded by the coding sequence GTGTCAGCCGAAACCGCGACCGCCGAGGCGATCACCACTGCGTGGCGGGCGGAGTCGGCCCGACTCGTCGGGGCCCTGACCCGCATGACGCGTGATGTCGAGCTCGCCGAGGACCTCGCGCAGGATGCCCTCGTGGCCGCCCTCGAGCAGTGGCCCACGACCGGCGTGCCGGCCAATCCCGCCGCCTGGCTGATGACCACGGCCAAGCGGCGCGGCATCGACCATTTCCGCCGCGCTGACAACCTTCGCCGCAAGACCGAGGAGCTCGGCCACGCCCAGGCGAGCGGAGAGGAGGAGCAGGTGCCCGATCTCGACGCCCAGGTCGACTACATCGAGGACGACGTCCTGCGCCTCATCTTCCTCTCCTGCCACCCCTCCCTCACACCGGAGTCCAGGGCAGCGCTCACGCTCCGCCTGGTGGGCGGTCTGACGACCGGGGAAATCGCCCGGGGCTTCCTGGCCACCGAGTCCGCGATGGGCCAACGGATCTCCCGAGCCAAGAAGACGCTTTCCGATGCCGCCGCGGACTTCGAGCTGCCAACCGGCGCGGACCGCGACAAGCGCCTCGACGACGTGATGGCAGTCATCTACCTGATCTTCAACGAGGGGTACTCGGCCGCCGCGGGTGAGCACTGGATGCGACCCGACCTGGCGAACGAGGGGATGCGGCTGGCCCGGATGCTGGCCGCTCTCGCGCCCCACGAGCCCGAGGCACTCGGGCTCCAGGCGCTGCTGGAGATCCAGGGCTCGCGCATCGGCGCGCGGCTGGACGAGCTCGGTGCACCGGTACTTCTAGAGGCGCAGGACCGGTCACGATGGGACCAGCTGCTGATCCGGCGCGGGTTGGCCGCCCTGCAGCAAGCGCAGGGGCTCGCCGCGCGCGGCAAGCCGGTTGGGAAGTACTTCCTCCAGGCGTCGATCGCCGCGGAGCACGCACGCGCCCAGCGAGCAGAGGACACCGACTGGCGCCAGATCGCCCGACTGTACGACGTGCTCGCCGAGGCAGCTCCGGGGCCGATCGTCGAGGTCAACCGCGCGGTCGCCCACGGTCGGGCGTTCGACCCCGCCGCCGGGCTCGCCATCCTTGCGGAACTCGACGCCGACCAGCTCGGCGACTCACCGCTCGTCCCAAGCGTGCAGGGCGACCTGCTCGAGCGGGCCGGGCTGCACGCCGAGGCGGCCGAGGCCTTCACCGAGGCGGCCGCGCATACCCGTAACGACGCGGAGCGCGCACTCCTGCAGCGGCGCGCGGACGAAAACCTGGCCCGCGTGTCGAGATCCGGCTGA
- a CDS encoding alkaline phosphatase family protein → MSLTKWGGAACAAVVAAGLGLGMSAASATPAPAKSQTRTRPPRHVLLLSIDGLHQRDLTWFVRQHPTSALARLVHGGTSYSRAQTPVPSDSFPGMVGQVTGGNPRTTGVYYDDTFNHALLPAGTTDCRTAKPGAEVAFTEGADKDPNALDAGQGLANLPSGIMAMTGTPGQLLDPKTLPVDPATCTPVYPHQYLHVNTVFEVAKQAGLHTAWSDKHPAYEILGGPSGAGLDDLFAPEINSAATGYAAGADWTKDNAATQQYDGYKVAAVLNEIDGYDHSRTTQPGVPAIFGMNFQSVSTAQKLPTSNGLAGGYLADGVTPGPLLTKALDFVDSSVGSFEHEIANRGLAKDTTIILSAKHGQSPTKPSALTRVDDGPIISGINDGWKATHPGAGDLVSFATDDDIMQLWLSDRSAAATSFVRDYLKNHPATGNDITGAPRVVSASGLSAVYAGADSARYFGVAASEARHPDVLGIVQHGVVYTGGRSKIAEHGGADPQDRDVPLVVFGPRSGAGHTVSAPVETTQIAPSILRLLGLDPRALQAVRIEHTRVLPGVS, encoded by the coding sequence ATGAGCTTGACGAAGTGGGGTGGCGCCGCGTGCGCCGCCGTGGTGGCGGCCGGACTCGGCCTGGGCATGTCGGCGGCGAGCGCCACGCCCGCACCCGCGAAGAGCCAGACCCGGACGCGTCCGCCGCGGCACGTGCTGCTCTTGTCCATCGACGGGCTGCACCAGCGTGACCTCACCTGGTTCGTCCGTCAGCACCCCACGTCGGCGTTGGCCCGGTTGGTGCACGGCGGCACGAGCTACAGCCGTGCGCAGACGCCTGTCCCGTCCGACTCCTTCCCCGGGATGGTCGGCCAGGTCACCGGAGGCAACCCGCGCACGACCGGCGTCTACTACGACGACACCTTCAACCACGCGCTGCTCCCGGCAGGGACGACGGACTGCCGCACGGCCAAGCCGGGTGCCGAGGTGGCCTTCACCGAGGGTGCCGACAAGGACCCCAACGCCCTCGACGCGGGCCAGGGGCTGGCGAACCTGCCCAGCGGGATCATGGCGATGACCGGCACCCCAGGCCAGCTGCTCGACCCCAAGACCCTCCCGGTCGACCCCGCGACGTGCACCCCGGTCTACCCCCACCAGTACCTGCACGTGAACACCGTGTTCGAGGTGGCCAAGCAGGCGGGCCTGCACACCGCGTGGTCGGACAAGCACCCGGCATACGAGATCCTCGGTGGTCCCTCGGGCGCGGGCCTGGACGACCTGTTCGCCCCCGAGATCAACAGCGCTGCCACCGGGTATGCCGCCGGCGCGGACTGGACGAAGGACAACGCGGCCACGCAGCAGTACGACGGGTACAAGGTCGCCGCCGTCCTCAACGAGATCGACGGCTACGACCACTCACGCACGACGCAGCCCGGCGTCCCGGCAATCTTCGGCATGAACTTCCAGTCGGTCTCCACCGCGCAGAAGCTGCCCACCTCGAACGGCCTGGCCGGGGGCTACCTCGCGGACGGTGTCACCCCCGGACCGCTCCTGACCAAGGCCCTCGACTTCGTCGACAGCTCCGTCGGGTCGTTCGAACACGAGATCGCGAACCGTGGCCTGGCCAAGGACACCACGATCATCCTGTCTGCCAAGCACGGCCAGTCGCCGACGAAGCCCTCGGCGCTGACCCGGGTCGATGACGGCCCGATCATCAGCGGCATCAACGACGGCTGGAAGGCCACCCATCCGGGGGCGGGCGACCTGGTCAGCTTCGCCACCGACGACGACATCATGCAGCTGTGGCTGTCGGACCGCTCGGCCGCTGCGACCAGCTTCGTCCGTGACTACCTGAAGAACCACCCCGCGACCGGCAACGACATCACCGGTGCACCGCGAGTGGTGTCCGCGTCGGGTCTGAGCGCGGTGTACGCCGGGGCAGACTCGGCCCGCTACTTCGGCGTCGCAGCCTCCGAAGCCCGCCACCCCGACGTGCTCGGCATCGTCCAGCACGGCGTCGTCTACACCGGTGGTAGGTCCAAGATCGCCGAGCACGGGGGCGCCGACCCGCAGGACCGCGACGTGCCCCTCGTCGTGTTCGGCCCCAGGTCGGGTGCCGGTCACACGGTGAGTGCGCCCGTGGAGACGACCCAGATCGCGCCGTCGATCCTGCGGTTGCTGGGCCTCGATCCCCGAGCGCTGCAAGCGGTTCGCATCGAGCACACGCGGGTGCTGCCCGGCGTGAGCTGA
- a CDS encoding YciI family protein: protein MPRFMGFVKMEEGSGAPPQALMDAMDGYIGEQAAKGVFLDGGGLYGTEDAVNFVVRQGETSRVDGPYAETKEVVGGFAILQYDTLEEAIAGQQEFADLHAKFWPECSMVATLRQISEAPPEAADA, encoded by the coding sequence ATGCCGCGCTTCATGGGATTCGTGAAGATGGAAGAAGGTTCCGGCGCCCCGCCCCAGGCGCTGATGGATGCGATGGACGGCTACATCGGAGAGCAGGCCGCCAAGGGCGTCTTCCTCGACGGTGGCGGCCTGTATGGCACCGAGGACGCGGTCAACTTCGTGGTCCGTCAGGGTGAGACCTCCCGCGTCGACGGCCCCTACGCGGAGACCAAGGAGGTCGTCGGCGGGTTCGCCATCCTGCAGTACGACACGCTCGAGGAAGCCATCGCCGGCCAGCAGGAGTTCGCCGACCTGCACGCGAAGTTCTGGCCCGAGTGCAGCATGGTCGCCACGCTGCGCCAGATCTCCGAGGCGCCGCCGGAGGCGGCCGACGCCTGA